The nucleotide window TGGGCTTCAGCTGTTCCCTCATCATTCTCTCCATGCTGTCCGCCTCGTTCGCCATCTTCAACTCCACCAAGGCGCTCGCGTCGCAGAGCAGCATGCCTCCCTGGGCTCCCAACACAGACAAGACGTCCTGGCCACAAAAGTTGACGCTTGCCATGGCCTGTTTCTCACTTTTTATCTGCCTCATGGTATTCGCAGCCtactgccgcggcggccataAGAGGGCCGAGAAAGTTAACACTTACTACACCATGTTCGCCATTGGCTGGGTAAGTTAGGCCCTGCTGATGCTTTTCGTTACCCGGCTGTAGCCATGCTGATTCGTTCTAGTTCATCATAAGCATGCTTCTTTGGGTAATCACAGCCGTCGTTGTCCAGCATGCTAGGGACAGTGGCAGCAACAAGGACATGTGGGGATGGGCCTGTGTTGACAACACTCGCTCTGACGTCTTCGCGGAGAAGGTCGACTACCAGCTCGTCTGCCGCCTTCAAAACTGGACCCTCATCTGCATCATCATTGAGATTGTTGTCGAGGTCATCTCCATCTCGCTCTATAGCATCGTGTTCTACCGGTACTACACCAAGCGCCGCCTTTTCAAGTCCATGGACCTGAGGGATCGTGCGCGGTCCGACCTTTACCTAGCCCAGCTTCGCTCCCAGTCTGCTCCCAACACACCGGGTTTCGGTCCCAAGTCTCCAGGCATCGGGGGCCCGAAGTCACCCGCCCTGAGCAGCTACGCCATGTCCCCGCGCCACCCGCCGGCCGCCTATCGCAATCTGTCCGACATTGACGAGTCCAGCCCGTTCACACCCGGCGGTCGTGTCACCGAACCTCAGTCCCAATTCAACAAACCGTCTCCAACGTTCAAGCTGCAAGCACCCCCTACAAAGGCCCCCTCGGCGACCCCCAAGACCAACCAAGGGTCTTTCTCTCCGACTACCACCAGCGCACCAACCCCACCCGAGGATGCTTTCACAGAGCATGCTCCGCAAGCCTCTCAGGAGCCTACATACGAGGCGGTGCCCATTCCCGGAGCAtacgccggcgccgccgttaAGAGCCCGCCACCGACACAAATCTCGTTTGGGCAGGCCCGGTAAGGGAAATCCTTTATACGAATGCTTTTGCGGAAGACGTCTGAGATTTGCTTGAATCTTGGACTGGGACGGTGAAACCCCTTCTTGGACATTTCTTTCACTTTGTAAGCGGCTATACCAACGGCGTTGAATGGCGGTAGAGACTTGCGTGGTCTGCCTCATGGGAGTCTAGCTTACCTGGACTAGACAGCCTTGACCCTTAATTCACATTATATGGTGTCCCAATTGGCCACCTGAGTGATGCCATCGATAAACGGTTCACGCATAAAGGGCAGATGCATTTCTGCTATAAGAAGCGGCGATGGGCATAGGTCTCTGAACGTAAGAGTTAGGGTCATCTCGTATATCAATGGTGTTGTTCTTGACGCGTTGGGGACCGTTGCCCAAGACTTCAACTCCCATTTGTGGCCATGCCCCGCGCGTAAAGCTGGCGTCCATTCGACGCCCTACCGATGTTGGGGCCAGACATCGGTGTCATGTGTCGCGCCAGTTTCATGGGACGGGCCTTGCATGCTACACAAGAGTCACACCAATTCTGTCACGTCACACGCACATCTTCATCACACGTTTGCCACGAGGCGCAATGTCTTGAAGGGATAGGTGGTCATCATAGAAAGCGACTCCTAGATACATGAACAGAGGCGACAAAAGAGAGGTAAAAGGAAGAACTATCGCATTACTTTTGGTAATCCTCATCGCGCCTTGTCATCCATTAAGGCGCAAAGGACTTCCCGAGCCTTCGTCATGCAGCCACTTCGATCTTTGCCCTCAAGCCACcgcgcggccggccgccgagggccggcCCCGGATGTCCCTCTAGAAACGCAAATCTATCAACAGCTGCAAAGGGAAAATCACCGTAAAAACTCTCCACCAGATGTCGCGACTGCCGTCCAAGGGCCGCCTTAAGCGTAGCGGCCCAGATGAcgcagggcgacgccgaaAGATGCTTTGGTAGTTGTTGACTTAGATGAGGTCGGCAACGTTCATGGGCATTTCCTCAATCTGGGTGCTGTAGAACTGCTCGATCTCACGCATCATGCGGACATCGTCGGCGGTAACAAAGTTGATGGCAACGCCCTTTCGGCCGAAACGACCGCCACGGCCAATGCGGTGAATGTAGTTCTCACGATTGGCGGGCAAGTCGTAGTTGATGACCAGCGAAACCTGCTGGACGTCGATACCACGGGCCAGGAGGTCGGTGGCAATCAGGACACGGGAGGAGCCAGAGCGGAACTCCTTCATGATCAGGTCACGCTGGGCCTGGTCCATGTCGCCGTGCATAGCCGAGACAGTGAAATCGCGGGCGGTAAGCTTGTCGGTGAGCCAGTCGACCTTTCTGCGGGTGTTGCAGAAGATGACGGCCTGGGTGATGGTGACCGTCTCATACAGGTCGGACAGGGTGTCAAGCTTCCACTCTTCCTTCTCGACGGCAATGTAGAATTGCTTGATACCCTCGAGGGTGAGCTCATCCTTCTTGACCAGGATACGGACGGGGTC belongs to Purpureocillium takamizusanense chromosome 1, complete sequence and includes:
- a CDS encoding uncharacterized protein (EggNog:ENOG503NZQY~TransMembrane:4 (i98-122o150-170i182-206o247-274i)) — protein: MESPFSDPDKSHVAHAQPGDVGFGYINDTNRESVAVPMTPRSPLKSAMKAPGTPGRQLTNPLSPTFREEEVLEKRELATEKEQARDIKIKTRVRMAKFALRGVGFSCSLIILSMLSASFAIFNSTKALASQSSMPPWAPNTDKTSWPQKLTLAMACFSLFICLMVFAAYCRGGHKRAEKVNTYYTMFAIGWFIISMLLWVITAVVVQHARDSGSNKDMWGWACVDNTRSDVFAEKVDYQLVCRLQNWTLICIIIEIVVEVISISLYSIVFYRYYTKRRLFKSMDLRDRARSDLYLAQLRSQSAPNTPGFGPKSPGIGGPKSPALSSYAMSPRHPPAAYRNLSDIDESSPFTPGGRVTEPQSQFNKPSPTFKLQAPPTKAPSATPKTNQGSFSPTTTSAPTPPEDAFTEHAPQASQEPTYEAVPIPGAYAGAAVKSPPPTQISFGQAR
- a CDS encoding uncharacterized protein (EggNog:ENOG503NZQY~TransMembrane:4 (i151-175o203-223i235-259o300-327i)); the encoded protein is MASQGFDEKRRPAALNLTPVRSGTSDSSSSDSSLKVPRTPRFAEATSVHSPVDMESPFSDPDKSHVAHAQPGDVGFGYINDTNRESVAVPMTPRSPLKSAMKAPGTPGRQLTNPLSPTFREEEVLEKRELATEKEQARDIKIKTRVRMAKFALRGVGFSCSLIILSMLSASFAIFNSTKALASQSSMPPWAPNTDKTSWPQKLTLAMACFSLFICLMVFAAYCRGGHKRAEKVNTYYTMFAIGWFIISMLLWVITAVVVQHARDSGSNKDMWGWACVDNTRSDVFAEKVDYQLVCRLQNWTLICIIIEIVVEVISISLYSIVFYRYYTKRRLFKSMDLRDRARSDLYLAQLRSQSAPNTPGFGPKSPGIGGPKSPALSSYAMSPRHPPAAYRNLSDIDESSPFTPGGRVTEPQSQFNKPSPTFKLQAPPTKAPSATPKTNQGSFSPTTTSAPTPPEDAFTEHAPQASQEPTYEAVPIPGAYAGAAVKSPPPTQISFGQAR